GATGAGGTGGCGGAACAGGATATAGTCCGACTCGAGGGTGGTATCGGCTTCCAGCTCCGCGGACCAGTGCCCGTCGCTCGCTTGCAGAGCCAAAAGGTGGCGCGCCGCCGCCTCCACGGCGTCGTGGATGGCCTCCTCGAGCGCCAGCGGGACGCCCGGCAGCCGCCCAGGCGCGTAGCCGGATACTGTTTCCTCCCTCAGTTCGACTTTTTCGCTGTCGGCCATGGTCACGGCTTCAGAATGAAACTAGCGCCGTCGTCACTTTATCTGCCTGCGTCCCCTGCGGCCAAACTTGGTCATGCCCGCCCGTCCAAACCACTTATGACGAGGTAGTTCCATTTGGAACGGCACTAGATAATCAAAAAGGGTGACTGAGCTGCGGCGGAAACTTCTTCATGTCGCAATTCAGGCGGCAGACCAAAACGGACATTTTCTTCAACCACTTCCATCTCTTCCACCCGGGTAAAGCCTGCCTCGCGCAGATGCACCACCACCTGCTCGACCAGAACCTCCGGCGTCGAGGCGCCAGCGGTCAGGCCAATCCTGCTCGCCCGGGCAATCCATTCCGGCCGGATGTCTCGCCAACTGCGAATGAGATAGGCGCGCGTGCCGGACTTCTCGGCCACTTCAACAAGCCGGTTCGAATTGGAGCTGTTCTCGGCGCCTACCACCAGGATGACATCCGCCCGGGCAGCAATGGATTTTACCGCCACCTGCCGGTTCTGGGTGGCATAGCAGATGTCCTGCGCCGGGGGCGAAAGGATTTTCGGAAAACGTTGCTGCAAGCGCTCCACAATCTCTTTGGTGTCGTCCAGGGAGAGGGTGGTTTGCGTGAGAAAGACGACCCGCTCCGGGTCGGGAACCTCGAGGCTATCCACGTGCTCCGGGGAAGAGATCAGCCGGATGTTTTCCGGCGCTTCGCCGAGCGTGCCAATGACCTCGTCGTGATCGCGGTGGCCGATGAGCACAATCGTGTAGTTATCGCGGGCGTAACGGATGGCTTCAAGGTGGACCTTGGTCACCAACGGGCAGGTTGCGTCAATGACTCTGAGCCGGCGCTCGACGGCCTGCTGGCGCACCTCGGGGGAAACGCCATGGGCGCTGAAGATCACCCGCGCGCCGGCCGGCACCTCCTCGAGCCCTTCCACAAAGATAGCGCCCCTTTGCGCCAGCTCTTCCACCACATGACGGTTGTGGACAATTTCTCTCCGGACATAGACGGGCTTGCCGAACGTTTCGAGAGCAATCTTCACGATGTCAATCGCGCGCACGACGCCAGCGCAAAAGCCACGCGGTTGAGGCAGTAAAAGAATTTTCTCTTGGTGTGCCATGAGAAATAGCTGATTAACGAGCTTTAATGCCTGACAGATTCCCGAGCAAGATAAGGATTATCCGCACCCTGTTGCGCCATCGTCAACCATATTATTCTTGATGCGGATAAAACTTTGTTAATCTGTTGTGAACATTCGCCGGAAGCTGTGCCCGGCGCCCATTCCTCAGCCAGCCGGCCGGGGAGACGCGCTTCACGCGTCGCACGAACCCAGAAACTTTGCTGCTACAAAGTCCCGAACTTCGGCAGAGAAAAAGCGGTTCTCCTCGAGCAAAAACGTCGGCTTGCTGAAAAACAGTTCAGGGGGGATAGGTGGCCAGGGAGATTGCCCGGCGAGTGGAGAGCGCAGGAGAAAGGCGCCGGCATGGTCAAGAAATTCCCGGCTGGAAGCCTTGAAATCTTCGACGCCAGGGTCAAGGACGACAAGGTAGAGAGTTGGGCGAATGAATTTCAACAAGCTATTGCTCTCGATGATGACGTTCTCCCCTCCCGCCAAGGCCTGCCGGAGACCGGGCACGGCTTCGGCGAGCCGTCCGCGCTTGGTGCGAACCCAGAAGGAGCGCCTGGCGCCAGCGGCAAGGAAACGGCAGGTATCACCGGCGCCGTTTGCGTCGCTTTCCTCAGTGATGGCAAAGGCATGCTCATCCACGGCGCAGCCGCAGCTTTCGCCGTTGATCGGGCAGACCCCGGGGCCGTACTGCGTGATCTTGGCCGCCGTCCAGTTGACCTCGGGAAAAGCCGAGATGATGGCGACAACCACTGAGGTCTTTCCGATATTCCGGCTATGGCCACCCACGACGAGCAATTTCATGGTATCGGGCTTCTAAAGCGAGGGGCTGCGAATGTCCTGACGGAAATCTTCCGATCTCCACGGAACAGGAGGGAAGGCTAGAGCCTTCCGCCACGGAGTTCGGCCACTTGCTTTCGTAATTCGCGCAGCTCTTCCATCAGTTCGGGCAGGCGAGAGGCCGCCGCATGCTGCCGCTTGAAATCCTCGATCTTCCGCGCCGGCGTGCCCCAATAGGTAGCCTCGCCGCGAATGATCTTGTTGGATGGAATCCCGGCTTGCGCACCGAGCACAGCGCGGTTCTCAATCCGCACGTGATCGCCGATGCCTACCTGGCCGCCCACGACCACATATTCTCCCAGGCTGCTGCTTCCGGAAATGCCCGTCTGAGCGGCAATCACGCAATGCCGGCCTATTTGTACGTTGTGCGCCACCTGCACCAGGTTGTCAATCTTGGTTCCGCGGCCGATACGGGTCTCGCCGAGCGACCCGCGATCTACGGTCGAATTGCTGCCTAGCTCGACGTCGTCCTCGATGACCAGGGTACCGAGTTGCGGAAATTTCAGATAGGCGCCCTCATCCAAAACGTAGCCAAAACCGTCACTGCCGATCACGGTGCCGGCGTGGACGATTACGCGATCGCCCAGCCGAACGCCGGCATAAATGACCACGTTCGGGTAGAGCTTGCATTCCTGACCGAGATGAACTCCCTCGCCGACATAGCACCCTGCGGCTATCGAGCTGCCCTCACCAACCTCAGCATTCGCTTCGATCACTGCGAACGGACCCACGCTGACTCGCCCACCGAGTCGCGCCCCGGGCGAGATGATGGCCGTGGCATGAATCTCGGCCGCCGCCGGCCTGGCAGGAAAGAAGCGAGCAGCCGCCCGGGCGAGGGCCAACTTCGGCTGGCTCGAGCGGATGACCGTCTTGCCGGTGAGCCGGACCCCTTCGCCAGCAATGACGCATTGCGCCGCCGACGCCATCGTTCGTTCGACCCAGCGTGGCGACTCCACGTAAATCAAATCTTCCGCGCGCGCCGTTTCCGGGTTGGCTATCCCGCTTATCCGCAAGGAAGGATCGCCTTCAAGCCCTGCACCCACGTACTCGGCAATCTCTTTCGCTGTCGCGCCCATAGCGGCCTCCACCATGCATTCCAAAAGAAGCAAACCCATGCAAAGCTCAAAAGGGATAGAGCGGCTGTTCGCCCGGCGGCCGGGTGTGCCATCGCTTGTGAACCCACAGCCAATGGTCCGGGTACTCGCGCACGCGCTGTTCCAGAATCGCGGCCAGCCGCGCCGTATTCGTCACCGCATCCTTTTCCTCGTCCCCGGTCGAGATCATTTCCACTTCCGGCTCGAACCGGAGTCTATATTGGCGCGCGGCGGAGTCCCAGAGCACGAAAGAAGGCACCACGGCCGCGCCCGTCTTCAACGCTATCCTTGCGATGGCGCTGGTCGTACACGCCGGGAGGCCGAAAAACGGCACGAAAACGCCTTCGGCGGGTTGCATGTTTTGATCCGCCAGGATTCCCACTCCTCCGCCGCCCCGCAATAACTTCACAATGGCGCGGGCCGATTCATTCTTGTCAATGGCCCGGCATCCGGAAAGACACCGATACCGATTGATGAGCCCATCGAGGCGCCGGTTGTCGAGCGGGCGATTGAGGTAAGCAAGCGGATAGCCGTACAAGGCATGAGCAAAGGCGGAAAGCTCCCATCCGCCAAAATGAGCCGTCAGGCAGATGACCCCTTTGCCTTTTTCGCTTGCCCGGGTGAAATTCTCAAAACCGTCGTAGATGAGGATGGGCATGGCTTTCGCCGCCGCCCATCGGGGAAACTGGGCGAATTCCGCCAGCATCCATCCGAGGCCGCGGTACATCCGCTTCAAAATGCGCCTGCGTTCTGCCGGCGGCATCTGCGGGAAGGCGATGCCGAGGTTAAAGGCTCCCACGCGCCGGAGACGCCGGTGAAACCAATAGACCATCCGGCCCATGGCCGCACCCGCTACCCGGGCGAGCCTCCGCGGCAGCAGGCCGAGTGCCTTCAGCGCCAGCCAGGCCAGCGCATATTCGACGCCTCTACGCATGCTGGCTCATTATCAGCCAGCACCGCCTCGCCTGCCAACCGGAGTCTCGAGGTATCACCTTGGCAAGAAGTTCTGCTAGACTGCGCCGAGTCGGGAAGCGGGTCGTTATGCGCAAGCGCTTCGTGTTCATTCCCTTGGCGGCAGTCCTCCTCGGCGCCTGCTTTTTCGACCGGCTTGGCGCTCTTGGTCTTGTGACTCCCGATGAACCTCGCTACGCGGCCATTGCCCGCGACATGGTCCGAAGCGGCGATTGGGTCACGCCCCGCCTTTGGGGAGAGCCGTGGTTTGAAAAGCCGCCGCTCTATTACTGGCTGGCTGCTATCTCCATGAGCGTTATGGGGCCGTCAGAAGTTTCTGCTCGGCTGCCCTCCGCTTTTTTGGCGGCGCTACTCTGGGTTGCGACCGGGTGGGTAACAGCGCGGCTTTTCGGCGGCTCCTCCGGACGCTTTGCCTTCCTTCTTGGAATTTCTTCTCTCGCGATGATCGTCTTCTCCCACGCCGCTTCCACCGACATGCCGTTCACGGCGACGTTCGGTCTGGCCATGCTCTGCCTGTCGGTTTGGCTGTTTGACTCCGACCGAGGCAGAGGGCGCCGCTGGCTCCTGGCTTTCTATGCTTTTCTCGCTCTGGCCACTTTGGCTAAAGGCCCGGTCAGCATCATTCTGTCGGGGGGATCATTTCTGCTTTGGGCCGCAGTCACAAGGAAGTGGGCCTTGCTTCGTCCCCTGCTTCATCCACTCGGGCTTTTGATCTTTCTTCTCATCAGCCTTCCGTGGTACTTCGCCTGCACTGTGCTTCACGGCACGGGCTTCCTCTATGCCTTCTTCATCTACCACAACTGGATCCGTTACCTGGAGCCGGTCTTCAAGCATCCTCAGCCCTTCTGGTTCTTTTGGGCGGTTTTGCCTCTGGCGATCTTTCCCTGGATCTTGCTCGTGCTGTTTCCTCTTCACCGCCTCTACCGCTTGCTCCGCTTCGGAGGAAAGGTTGCGCCAGCGTGGCCGTTCTTTGCTTGCTGGATTCTCTTTCCCCTCATTTTCTTCTCGTTCTCCCAGTCAAAGCTCCCCGGGTACATCCTTCCCTGCGTAGCTCCTTTGGTGGCGCTGATCGCGAGCGAACTGATCCCCCTGGGCGTCAGCTCCGGCGCCGGGAGAGCCGCTGTGATCTCGGCGGGTCTAGGGCTGGCTGGACTGTTGCTGGCAGCGCCATCCGTGCTCGCACAGTTTGCTCTGCGGGTCGAGATGGGTCACCTCATCGGCTTTGGAATGGCAGTGTTGCTAGCGATGGTTGCTTCCCTTGTTTTTCTCTCTCGCCGCCCTTCGAGCAAGGGCGCCGAGGAGTCGGGATCGGAAGCGCAAAGCAGCATGGCCCTTGCCCTGATCTCGCTGGTCCTGCTGGCAAGCGGCATGGTTCTTTATCTGAATCGTCGGGTCTTGCCGCTTATTGATGCGAGCCTGTCTGCCCGGCGACTCGCCACTGTTATCGGCACGCTTTCACCCGAAGCGCCGCTCTATCTGGCGACGGATCTGCCACGCTCCTGGCAATTCGGGCTGGAGTACTACCTGGAGGGCAGGTTGCCGCGGTTGCTTCCGAGCCGTCCCTCCGAGGGAATGCAGATACGTCTTCTCGCCACCCAACGCGCGCTGCCTCTTTTGCCGTTGAGCGGCTGGCGCGTTGCTGATGTTCGTGGGGTCGTCCCGACGCAAGAGATTGTTCTGCTGGAAGCGGTAGCTATCGCGCCCGGCGGATCACCGGAAGGTTCTGAAGGAAAAAAACCGTCAGCCGACGCTCGTACTCTCTCTTCTCCTCGTCCATCAAGGTAGGGTAGTTCGTCCGCGGCAGTACCCATTCCTGTTTCGGTTCAGGGGCGACGTCATAAATCGCCCGCGTCATGCGGAAAAACTCGGGGCTATCGTTTCCCTCAATGAAAAGCTTTGTCACGGCACGCAGCCGGGAAGGGTCGTGGGTGAGCGGCGGGCGCGCACGATAGCGAAAATTCAGCAACTTGAACAGCAACATCGCGTACGGTTTGACCAGCGGCAGCGTGCCCGGACCAATCTGATCAATCTGATAGGCCATCAGGTCAAAAGGCGAGGCGTAGATCGAGTCGGCAATCACGAACTTGACTTGCGGAATCTTCCCGGCTGCTTCGAGCGCGACGTAGCCCCCCATCGAAAGTCCCCAGATCGCCGCCCGTTCCGGGTCAACATCGTCGCGGGTGAGCAGCATCCGCATCGCTCCCACGAGCTCCTCCACCTCGCCAAAGCCCAGGGTGGTGTATCTTCCGGGGCTGTCACCATGGCCGCTAAAATTGAAGAGAAAAACGTTGTAGCGGTGTTCCTGGAGCGAGGTGGCCAGCGCCAAGGCTGAGCCGCGGTTGGAGCCGTACCCATGGCAAAGGACAATGACGGGAGCACCCTTCGCGCCCGGCAAGAACCATCCCACGCGGCGAAGCCCGTCGGCAGTGGCAAAGGCGGTAGGGGTGATGTGGCCGATCAACCGGGCAGGGTTAATGTTTTCGCTGGTATTCTGCGGCATCAGGACATGATAGAGGCAAAAGCCGACGACCGCGGTAAGCAAAAGGAAGCCAAAAAAAACGATGGAAAGAACCCCGGCAAGGAGCCTGGCCCACAACGTGGTAGGATAGCGCAGCTCCGAGAGGACATTGCGAACCGCAGGCATGAGCCGCCTACTGCCTCCTGCGCGCCAGTGACGCGTCGGCATCTTATCACAAAGATCTCGGTGCCGCGGCGAAGCAGCCGCCGGGGAGTGCGCGAGTGCCGTTCCAACGATTGGGAACGGGACTCATATCCTCAAATCTCCCTTCACGTCCCGATTCCATCGGGGCTATCCTTGGTGCTCTCGAAGACATTGGTATAATGCATAGATTCATCAGGTTGGAACGGCACGAGTCGTCATGACTGATCCCATCGTGGTTCAAGATGTGGTGAAAGAGTATCGCTCGCGGCGGGGTGAACCCGTCCGGGCCGTGGATGGGATGACGTTTCGCGTGTCGCCGGGGCAGATTTTCGGCCTCCTTGGCCCCAACGGCGCCGGCAAAACAACCCTCATCAAAATCCTGACCACGCTGACCCTGCCCCACTCGGGCCGGGCATGGTTGCTCGGCCACGATGTGGTGCGCGAACCGCTGGCGGTTCGTCGCTCGATTGCCGTTGTCCTGCAAGAGAACGCCATCGAGCTTTTTCTCACGGTGCGCGATAACCTGGTCACCTTCGGCAAGTTCCATGGCCTTTCTCTCGCCGAAGCCCGTCGCCGCGCCGACCGCGTCCTCGATCAGTTTCGCCTCGAAGAGTACGCCCAACAAAAAGCGCAGGACTTGAGCGGCGGGTATCGCCGGCGGGTTCAAGTGGCCAAAATGTTCACGGTCTCGACGCCCCTTCTCTTCCTGGATGAAGCCACCACGGGCATGGACCCGATCATCAAGCGCGACTTCCTGATGCTGCTGCGGCAGGAAGCGAGGAACGGGCGGACGATTGTCCTGACCACCCAGATCTTGAGCGAGGCGGAAGAGCTGTGCGATACGATCCTGATCATGAACCGAGGCCGGATCGTGGCGCACGGGGATCTGCCTTCCCTCAAAATGCTCGCCCACCAGATGTACGATGTTGTCCTCACCCTCAAGGAAGTCAATGCCAGCTTGCGCGAGTTTCTCTCTCAGCTTCGCCTCCCGCGGCTCCAATTCAAGGAGACCAGTATCGAATTTACCGTCAAAGGCAGCGAACATTCCGTTCTCCAAATTGTCGAGGAAGCCACCCGGCGCGCCAATGTCCTGAGATTCGAGGTTGCCGGCGCCTCGCTGGAAGACGTTTTCCTCGAACTGCTGAAGGATTCACCGTGAAGGAGGAACGTTGAGCGCCATCCTGGCGGTTCTCTACCGCGAGTACAAGATACGCCTGACGAATCTCACCTGGCTTTTTTACGATCTCCTGTTGCCGCTTGGCTACTTGCTGATTTTCGGCGTGGGTTTCACCCACGCGCTGGGCAGCGAAGTCCCCGGTCTTACGGTGGACTACAACGCATTCTTTCTCGCCGGCGTCCTGGCCATGGCCGGCATCGGGATCGCGTCGAATACGGCCTGGGCATTTTTTGTGGATCGGGACAATGGAATTTTCTATGAATTCTTGACCTACCCGCTTCGACGCGGCGAGTTCCTGGTGGGCAAGATCCTGTTCAACATCCTGCTGGCCGTCTTGCAGGGGATGCTGACAATCGGCCTGGCCGTCGCCGTATTGCGGGTGCCCATCGCCTGGCCGGGGTTGCCCCTGACCATCCTGGGCATCGTGACGGGTACGGCTGGTTGGTTCTTCTTTTTTGCGGTCTTTGCCCTGCGCATCCGCCGCAATGATATTTTCAACACCATCGTTTCGCTCTTCTATTTCGTGTTTCTGCTTGCCAGCAGCATGTTCTATCCGCTGGAGCGCGCGCCCACGTGGTTTCGGGTGGCGGCTTATCTCAACCCGACGACCTGGCAGGTTGACTTTCTGCGCTTTTCTACGATTGGTCTGGGTTCAGCGAGGCGGGTGGCGATGGAGGCGCTAGCCTTCCTGGTTTTCGCATCGGCCTCGTTTGTCCTTGCTTCGCGCTCCTTCCAGCGGCGCGACTGACGGAATGCTATAATCGCCCGGCCCCGCCGTGGCGGGGCGTCCGCTTCCATGGAGATCCTCGACCTTCGCCAGGTGACGGCCAGCGAACTGGACCCGCTCTTCGAGGAAGAACGGCTTGCCTGGAGCGAGCAACTCCAGTGGGACTATCACGACTCCGTCGCGACCATCAAACGATTCGTGGATGCCCGGACGCTGCCCGGCTACGTCGCCATGGAGAATCGCCGCGCGGTGGGCTACTCCTTTTTTGTCTATGAAGATCACAAGGGCCTGGTGGGCGACCTGTTTGTTTCGCCTCGCCATGCTCCGGCCGGCGTGGAACAGAAGCTGCTCGATCACACCCTGGAAACGCTCCAGGCCTCCCCCAATGTGCGCCGCATCGAGGCGCAACTGATTCCCTTCAGCGTTGGTTCCTACCGGGAAGCTTTTGCCGCGCGCGGCTTTCGGCTCTTTCCCCGCAACTTCATGCTTCTTTCTCTCCACCGCAGTGATCTATCCCCCCGGCCGGTCTCTGCCTCGCTGCGGATCGAGCATTGGCGTGACCGCCATTTTGAAAAAACCGCCGGGTTGATTGTGGAAAGCTATCTGGGACACATAGACAGCCAGATCAACGACCAGTATGAGACCCAGACAGGGGCCTTGAAGTTTCTGAAGAACATCATCATCTTCCCGGGTTGCGGAATGTTTCAAGCCGACTGTTCGTTTGTGGCCACGGAAATCGGAACCGAAAGGCTGGCTGGAGTCATCCTGACTTCCCGAGTGGCCGAGCACGTCGGCCACATCACCCAAATTTGCGTCATTCCCGAGTACCGCTGCTTCGGTCTCGGCTCCCGGCTGCTGGCAGAGACCTTCCTCTCGCTGCGCCGGCGCCGCTACACGGGCGTCTCGTTGACCGTTACGGCAGCGAATCCGGCGGTCCGGCTCTACGAGCGACTGGGGTTTGCCACGATGAAAACATTTGATGCCGCCGTTTGGAATGCCGGGTAGGCCGAGCGCGGGTGGCGCAGCTTGCGCCGTGGCAGGGATTCTACTTTCTTGCCTTCTCTTTGAGCAGCGTCTTCAACTCCGCCATGAATTCCCGCACGTCCTTGAAATCGTGATAAACCGAAGCGAAGCGCACGTAGGCCACCTTATCCAG
The Candidatus Acidiferrales bacterium genome window above contains:
- a CDS encoding 4-hydroxy-3-methylbut-2-enyl diphosphate reductase, producing MAHQEKILLLPQPRGFCAGVVRAIDIVKIALETFGKPVYVRREIVHNRHVVEELAQRGAIFVEGLEEVPAGARVIFSAHGVSPEVRQQAVERRLRVIDATCPLVTKVHLEAIRYARDNYTIVLIGHRDHDEVIGTLGEAPENIRLISSPEHVDSLEVPDPERVVFLTQTTLSLDDTKEIVERLQQRFPKILSPPAQDICYATQNRQVAVKSIAARADVILVVGAENSSNSNRLVEVAEKSGTRAYLIRSWRDIRPEWIARASRIGLTAGASTPEVLVEQVVVHLREAGFTRVEEMEVVEENVRFGLPPELRHEEVSAAAQSPFLII
- the lpxD gene encoding UDP-3-O-(3-hydroxymyristoyl)glucosamine N-acyltransferase → MGATAKEIAEYVGAGLEGDPSLRISGIANPETARAEDLIYVESPRWVERTMASAAQCVIAGEGVRLTGKTVIRSSQPKLALARAAARFFPARPAAAEIHATAIISPGARLGGRVSVGPFAVIEANAEVGEGSSIAAGCYVGEGVHLGQECKLYPNVVIYAGVRLGDRVIVHAGTVIGSDGFGYVLDEGAYLKFPQLGTLVIEDDVELGSNSTVDRGSLGETRIGRGTKIDNLVQVAHNVQIGRHCVIAAQTGISGSSSLGEYVVVGGQVGIGDHVRIENRAVLGAQAGIPSNKIIRGEATYWGTPARKIEDFKRQHAAASRLPELMEELRELRKQVAELRGGRL
- a CDS encoding lysophospholipid acyltransferase family protein, with protein sequence MRRGVEYALAWLALKALGLLPRRLARVAGAAMGRMVYWFHRRLRRVGAFNLGIAFPQMPPAERRRILKRMYRGLGWMLAEFAQFPRWAAAKAMPILIYDGFENFTRASEKGKGVICLTAHFGGWELSAFAHALYGYPLAYLNRPLDNRRLDGLINRYRCLSGCRAIDKNESARAIVKLLRGGGGVGILADQNMQPAEGVFVPFFGLPACTTSAIARIALKTGAAVVPSFVLWDSAARQYRLRFEPEVEMISTGDEEKDAVTNTARLAAILEQRVREYPDHWLWVHKRWHTRPPGEQPLYPF
- a CDS encoding glycosyltransferase family 39 protein, giving the protein MRKRFVFIPLAAVLLGACFFDRLGALGLVTPDEPRYAAIARDMVRSGDWVTPRLWGEPWFEKPPLYYWLAAISMSVMGPSEVSARLPSAFLAALLWVATGWVTARLFGGSSGRFAFLLGISSLAMIVFSHAASTDMPFTATFGLAMLCLSVWLFDSDRGRGRRWLLAFYAFLALATLAKGPVSIILSGGSFLLWAAVTRKWALLRPLLHPLGLLIFLLISLPWYFACTVLHGTGFLYAFFIYHNWIRYLEPVFKHPQPFWFFWAVLPLAIFPWILLVLFPLHRLYRLLRFGGKVAPAWPFFACWILFPLIFFSFSQSKLPGYILPCVAPLVALIASELIPLGVSSGAGRAAVISAGLGLAGLLLAAPSVLAQFALRVEMGHLIGFGMAVLLAMVASLVFLSRRPSSKGAEESGSEAQSSMALALISLVLLASGMVLYLNRRVLPLIDASLSARRLATVIGTLSPEAPLYLATDLPRSWQFGLEYYLEGRLPRLLPSRPSEGMQIRLLATQRALPLLPLSGWRVADVRGVVPTQEIVLLEAVAIAPGGSPEGSEGKKPSADARTLSSPRPSR
- a CDS encoding alpha/beta hydrolase; translated protein: MPAVRNVLSELRYPTTLWARLLAGVLSIVFFGFLLLTAVVGFCLYHVLMPQNTSENINPARLIGHITPTAFATADGLRRVGWFLPGAKGAPVIVLCHGYGSNRGSALALATSLQEHRYNVFLFNFSGHGDSPGRYTTLGFGEVEELVGAMRMLLTRDDVDPERAAIWGLSMGGYVALEAAGKIPQVKFVIADSIYASPFDLMAYQIDQIGPGTLPLVKPYAMLLFKLLNFRYRARPPLTHDPSRLRAVTKLFIEGNDSPEFFRMTRAIYDVAPEPKQEWVLPRTNYPTLMDEEKREYERRLTVFFLQNLPVIRRAR
- a CDS encoding ABC transporter ATP-binding protein produces the protein MTDPIVVQDVVKEYRSRRGEPVRAVDGMTFRVSPGQIFGLLGPNGAGKTTLIKILTTLTLPHSGRAWLLGHDVVREPLAVRRSIAVVLQENAIELFLTVRDNLVTFGKFHGLSLAEARRRADRVLDQFRLEEYAQQKAQDLSGGYRRRVQVAKMFTVSTPLLFLDEATTGMDPIIKRDFLMLLRQEARNGRTIVLTTQILSEAEELCDTILIMNRGRIVAHGDLPSLKMLAHQMYDVVLTLKEVNASLREFLSQLRLPRLQFKETSIEFTVKGSEHSVLQIVEEATRRANVLRFEVAGASLEDVFLELLKDSP
- a CDS encoding ABC transporter permease produces the protein MSAILAVLYREYKIRLTNLTWLFYDLLLPLGYLLIFGVGFTHALGSEVPGLTVDYNAFFLAGVLAMAGIGIASNTAWAFFVDRDNGIFYEFLTYPLRRGEFLVGKILFNILLAVLQGMLTIGLAVAVLRVPIAWPGLPLTILGIVTGTAGWFFFFAVFALRIRRNDIFNTIVSLFYFVFLLASSMFYPLERAPTWFRVAAYLNPTTWQVDFLRFSTIGLGSARRVAMEALAFLVFASASFVLASRSFQRRD
- a CDS encoding GNAT family N-acetyltransferase, which produces MEILDLRQVTASELDPLFEEERLAWSEQLQWDYHDSVATIKRFVDARTLPGYVAMENRRAVGYSFFVYEDHKGLVGDLFVSPRHAPAGVEQKLLDHTLETLQASPNVRRIEAQLIPFSVGSYREAFAARGFRLFPRNFMLLSLHRSDLSPRPVSASLRIEHWRDRHFEKTAGLIVESYLGHIDSQINDQYETQTGALKFLKNIIIFPGCGMFQADCSFVATEIGTERLAGVILTSRVAEHVGHITQICVIPEYRCFGLGSRLLAETFLSLRRRRYTGVSLTVTAANPAVRLYERLGFATMKTFDAAVWNAG